ataAAGCACACATGCGGTGAGTGATATTTTGGGCTTCAATAAATGGGTGAGatgcatatttttatgtttagactgtgttttggaatgaaagtttttcttttttttgggaaAACAGCTATCAGAAATTGGCACCCccatttttaatatttggtTAAGCCTCCTCTGGTGAGGGTAATACACTGAGCTGCTTTCTGTAATGCTTAACAAAGTTGGAGAATCTTGGACCAGTCTTCCATGCACAACATGTCTAGTCTACTTGTCATGTCTACTTATATTCTTTGGTCTTCACCTGTGGACTGTCCTATTTAAAACCCAACATTTTGTGTTCCCACAACCATTTCAATGTGGATTTTGACATGTGCTTGGGGTCATTAGATCATTGAAATGTCCACCGATGGCCAGGTTTGAGCCTTCTGGCAGAGGCAGATGGATTTTTGGCTTAAATCTGCTGGTATTAATGGAATTCATTACGCCatcatatttgacagtgggtaTCAGGTGTTCTCATTATGATGGTTTATATGACCAAACCGTTCATCTGACCACATCTCTCTTGGCTAATTTTCAACTGTTCCATGCTTTTCAAACTTCATTATCACTGTGATTGTGGAGGTTGTTGGTGGAGGACAAAATGATTTTACATGTGTAacctcatatttataccccagggaaacaagAAATGGTCAGACACTCATGGAGTTTCAGGAACATCTAAACATTTTTGAGGAACAATTGAATTACTGGATAGATTGcttattgtgtatgtttgttcTTTCCCATATTTTTGACCAGTGACAATAATTCTGGAGTTGATTTCATCACACAGCAGTGTATCTTGCTCTCTCAACATTTTAAAAGTCACCAGgctttaattaaaaatggaTCAGATTAATTACTTCTGGTATTAATCTATATTTTACTGAAATTACATAAGGATGTAATATGATAGTCTTAACAAAAACAtaacttttaatattagacCTTTATTTCTGTACTTTCATACAGACACTCAACAAGAGATCAACTACTCAGTCAGAAAGAACTTGGATAAGTATGTAGTTAGCATCTTTTGatggctttttaaaaactgtaaacacagtgagaTACTACACATCAACAATAATACACAGTGACATGCTCTGCTAAGGACCACAAGAATGGAGAGTGCACTAGCCTAGGTGCAGCGTGAAGGATGAaatcacaacacaacacatagcACACTGATACAGGTTATACAGGGAGCTCACAAACTTCATAgtttgaatgtgctgacaaacAAGGAGTAACATGTTATATTTTAACTGTATAAATACTTGGAGTGCAAACCACTTACTGCAAGCAGAGATAATAGAGatacagtaaaaataagaaaattacATAAGCTTATGaacacattaagaaataaaggTTGATATGGAAATTACAGCTCCATTATTCTGACACTTAGTAGAGTTGTATAGActtcaaaatgatcatgaaaaTTAGTTCAAGTCTGACTTACATTCCTGGACTCAGTAGCAGCAGTGTGGCCACTCACGACCAACTGTTCACTCTTTCCAGAGTGAACAACATAAGTGTTCCGAATCAGAGTGCACATAATATAGTTTTAATGAGACATGAGACCTACATACCAGTACACATACTGACAGGAATGGGTTGAGTACAAATtgcacaaataaaaataaagaataagtCAATAAAATTACAACCATAACTGTAGTGAAATGTCTGGTCTTCTAACTCCATAATTACATTTGTACATGTCATGCAGCACTAGCAATCCAAACCCCAGTGATTATTTAAACAGCAGGGCCAATGCCAAATTCTCAGGTCCCCAGTTTATCCTTGGCTTTCCTTAAACTGAACTACACCACTTTGTGCATCCAGAACAACATTCATTATAAAAACAGGGAGTCTTGAGATTTAGCAGTCCCAAACTGGTCTGATGTTTGAAAGCTAAATATTACATGTTAAAATAATATCCAAAAATCAAAtataatatgtttatatatcCTCTATTCTCTATAAATGCTGCAGCAATAAATTTGACATATTGTACTGGGAAACCTGGACTTGGCCATTGcacaaaaatgacatgaaatgttCTGGGGAGGGGTGGCATGCCTTGGATGGTTTCCCCTAACTCTACATTTCACTTTAAGTCCCCCTCATCGCCCTGGATGGTCTTCTTGATGCGCAGAAGCATGGTGGTCAGCCACTGGTCCAGGCGTGAGATTGAGTCAAACTCCTTCACCTAGTATAGAGAGGAAAAATATAAAGAACACAGACTCCTATTAGCAGTCTTCTTCATCATGTGCATTCCATAATGTGATGTAAATTCCTCTGTACTAAGAAATCAAGCCATGGTGACTTTATCcaattaaaaaacaacagcTCCATCTATTAAGACAGATTGAGAAGCACAAGGTAAATATAAGTCTTACTGCTTCTGTGAAAGCCTCTGCGTTCTGTTCTTCATGGGCCTCCAGAAGTTTCTGCAAGGAGAAATATATATGACAGTTCAGTAAAACCATCTTctataaatatatgaaaataaatatagtCCCAGATGCTGAAGTTACAAACCTTCAGTAGTTTGCACTCCCTTGAATCTGAGAACGCTGGGAACATTTCCTCATACTTCTCAACAGCAAGCTATACgttttaaacaaacacaaacccaTTAGAACTgatgccatttttttttcatggttcTTGACTACTTGATAAAAAGACTAACCTTTGCATTCAGCTCATCCACAATAAAGTGACATAAGGAGGCTTTGAAGAAGTATTCTTTGGCACTATATTTCAGCAAGGGGTTGTCCATGGTGTTTGTTCCAAcctaaaaatattcaaataagtACTTGTAAAGACTCACAGTGGTGATACTTTCATGTTATGTCATTTTTTCAGGTTTCGTAAGTTAGCTACCTGTTCATAGATCTCAATGGCTTTCTGATACTGCTCCAGCTGAGCACTATATGAAGCAACCTTGAGAAGACATTTGTTTGCAGAGCTATCAAATGAAAATGGAATAGCAAAATAGTCAGAAAAACGCAGAATGCATTTTTTGGTCTGTAAAATGCAAATTGAGTCAATGACCGATACTGCTGCATGACTAACCTGTTAGACTCCTCGCCTTTGTAATAATCTGCAGCCTGTTCATAATGTGCAATTGCCTAAAAGAAGGAAACATAATTTTTGTAATGAGTGCCTAATTTAGGCTTTACATTCTCCTAATATTTCAGGCATTTGCTATGATTGCAGGGAAGTGGTTAGATGCAAAGGTCCACAGTACCTTCTCAATGTCAACCAGCTCTGACTCATACACCTCAGCGATTGTGATGTGGTGTTTAGCTGCAATAGTAAATCGTCCCTGGGGGAGAAAAAGATCATATTGATATACTGGCTGGCTGATAATATTGGCTGATGCCGATGTGCTGCGATCCCCGGCAAAAACATCACCAATAAGTACGCAATTCCAGcattcaaactcacaatctcctcaCGGAAAGACAAAACTTTACCCAAATGAGTTCACACATTTTATAACCCTTTTTTATTAAGAGAgctaaagaaaaataataattccgggtagtatgtgtgtgtgtgtgtgtgtgtgtgtatgtatatgtatgtgtgtgtgtgtgtgtgtgtgtgtgtgtatatatatatatatatatatatatatatatatataaacaaacataaatgtggTAGCACTGGGGTGGAGCTACccagaattattattttatatatatatatatatatatatatatatatatatatatatatatatatatatatatatatatgtgtgtgtgtgtgtgtgtgtgtgtgtgtgtgtgtgtgtgtgtgtgtgtgtgtgtgtgtgtaaaattaaCAGTACATAAAAATAGAATTTTAGCCACTTTAAATCAGTATCATATAAAATAAGCCCCAGAAAATTCCATAATCGATTGTGACCTAGTAGAAATTAAGCATTTGAAAGAGATATTTTCATACACAGGTACCATGTATAATTGTATATTGATACAAACATATTGGCCTGCACTGAGACAGCAGAGTCTACTTTCACCTTACCATGTCTGTGTAAATATCGATGGCTGCATTTAAGCAGTTGATAGCCTCTATGGTTATGCATTAAAAGAAGGGAAGGAAAAATTAGTCAGTCATAGCAGCACATGCAGGACTTGAATCAAACAGGACACAAATAGGGGGGGATTCACTCAAACTAAACTGATTTAGCTGCAagactttttacatttaaaatcaacTCATAAAATTGGTCTTGGTAACCTTGGTTTCTGATTTTTAACTCATGAGGAATAATGATTTTGCCTCATTTTGTTAATGCAGAAACTATTCACACATACATAATGTACAAAATTCCTTAAACTAAGTCATTGTGAAATGTGTTATGTATAGGCAGGTATTAGTGAGAGGTGTGGAGAACTCCAAGAGAACAAGCTGTATTTGCCCTCACCCTGTGGATCAGCTTTCTTGAAGGCATTTCCGGCATCAACAAAGCTGGTGGCGGCATCGTGTTTGTTCTGGAGCTGCATGTGAAGCCTGGCTGCCTGGCAGAACGCATTCCCTGCAGCTAGACGTTAAAGACAACATTATGCACTATATTGTGCTTATACATCAAGACAAGAAGTAGCAATACTAGACTTCCGCTCATTAAACATCCATCTTTGTAAAAAAGTACTTGTAAAATTGTCATCACATGCCCAAACATATCACAGGTACCATTTACATAAGAATTCCATGGATTAAGTAAGTGGATGCTACGTACCACTCCAGTTTTTTGCCATCTTGAACATGTTGGCTGCTCTGGCGTACATCTCACAGGCCTCCTCTACTTTGTGATTACCACTGAAAGTGTAACAGATGACACacagtttacatttttcaaaattagttttgttatttaaacAATTAAAGGGCATGTCTGCACTGGCTTGCTAGCATCAGCTTTCAaaagtttccattttttaaTAGGCCAGCTATGAGGACTGTGTTGGTCTAAATACATTAAGCTTTTTGAGAGTCTGCGCTTGCTGGTGACTGTCGACTGATTGATGCAACTCCCAGACTGGGGCTTGTGGACTCCTGGGAAGACTCAAATAGGCCATCACAAGCTTCAATCAAACCAAAGATGAGGTTTACCACATAAAACTGTATATAATATGTACATAACATGAAGTCATACTGGAAAGGTTTATGACTGGATTTATGCCTTACAAGGACATACAACCAAATGCTGGTCCAGCTGTCCTGATGTTGCATGGGCGGCTGTACGTTGGACAGTAGCCATGAAATGACCATTTAAGCTTTAATTAGAGTATTTATCACTGTGGAATCTCAAGTTAGAGAGCCAGTAACTTGCTGACCAAACGACCTGGTAAGCCGACAGTGAGTTATGGCTATGTGATCGAGAGCCTCATAGCTCTTAGTAATAAGCCCAACTGTCTGTGTAGCTCATTTCTAAGACACGATTATATATACGGTGCAGCTCACAGTGAAACTGCGCCAATACTgcggagaggagaaagaggagcgCATAGTATATTTAGCTAACTAACTATCCTGCCATTAAAACAGCTCAGATTACTTAACAGTTACAGATggttaaatgtgttattaacttGCTAAAAAAATGGTTTAACGTTAGCGTTCGAGTAACGTTACAAAGCAATGCTACTAGCGTTTCAGAAACGATTTATTGTGTTAGTTAAGAGCAAAGTTAGAAGAAGAATATCACACGTGTGGGTCACACTGCCTTTCTTTTATACGAAGTACCTGCCTGATAAATCCTCCCACACAATAACACAGCGGTCTGCTCACGACTCCTCCAGCTGGCTAAAGCAAAACTAGCCTGCAGCACTTTCAACTGTCACCAAAACACTGTCAACACAACCATCTCCACCGATATTAGCTACATCTCCTAAATGTCTTAATGGTAAAGCCATTCGGTCCTGTGAAAGCTTAAGCAATTTCAACCACCGGTAGGCAAGGCTTAGAAATGTAAAAAGCGAAACTTGACTGATCGACCTGACCGGATAACGTTAACCCTGAATCCAGCTCCAGAAATACCCACTCCAGCTAATCTTACCCAAACATTCCTCCTAAGAAAGACCCCGAGGACTTCACTTTCTTGTCAGCATCAGCCATCAGCTGAATGGCCTCTTTCTCCTTGCCGGAATTGTCCATTTTGCACCAACAGACGAGCAGAAAAATGCGACAATAAACTTAATTTTCTGCAGCGCTCCTTTACCCGCTACGTAGCACTACAGTAGCAGGGGATTACTGGCAATGGTTTTACTTTACGTAGGCGTAGAACTCGCGACGAAAGTCATTATGGGAGTTGCAGTTCTCTGAAGCGTCACGCCCCCTCCACCAGCCAGTATGTCACAAATCAAAACGCACTACATCTCCCATATAGGACCAAAACTCCATTACGCAATATTACAGTTGTAGTGTACGAAGAGCTCGTATGTTGTGTTTGAGAGGTTTAATCCCGATGTTAATTTTATGCAATACACTTGATTCCAGCACACGTTGTGCTAGGGATTACCATCATAGAAAGCatgaacaggaaaaaaaaacaacaacatgggaatttttacaattttattttgAAGGATGTATGTTTAAACTATATGTCAGAATTGTCGACTtataaagtgaaatgtttttttctcttcatttctgcGCATTGCTAACTATAGCTGCAtgcaacacacagcactgcagcaacaccgtaataaataaataaataaagtgtactTGCACTATTGCACGGCAGATGGCAATATATGCCTTATGGTCGGTCAGTGGCGCCTCGAACTGCTACAACAGCGCACAAGTCAAGTCCAGAAAATCCCCCCTAAGCTTTGAACATGTATTGTTTTGCTGTACTGACTACGCCGTTGCCAACGCAGAGAATTatgattaattaaatattagCAAGGCGAGtagttataattttttttaaaaactttttttaagcaCAGAACAACAAGCCTTTTCAGAAGCCTTCATCGTTTTATACTGTGACGAGACTGCCTAAAAataatcacttttttttaaactactaTTGTGCTAGTACCTATATTGGACTATCAGCTGCAGTCAGTTATAAATATAAAGTTTATGACCATCTTGCAATGTGTTTGAGCTGTCTTTTGGTGGATTTCATGTAGATCTCAAATATGGATGGAATTAAAATGAGATCGTTCTAGATAATATGATGGCTGTACTGCAAAGGAGATTGGGGGAGCTTATCGGGGATAATATTTGTCTTCACTTTTTGATGAAGatataccatccatccatcaatatAAATA
This genomic interval from Pygocentrus nattereri isolate fPygNat1 chromosome 4, fPygNat1.pri, whole genome shotgun sequence contains the following:
- the napbb gene encoding N-ethylmaleimide-sensitive factor attachment protein, beta b isoform X2, whose product is MRSARQPGFTCSSRTNTMPPPALLMPEMPSRKLIHRGRFTIAAKHHITIAEVYESELVDIEKAIAHYEQAADYYKGEESNSSANKCLLKVASYSAQLEQYQKAIEIYEQVGTNTMDNPLLKYSAKEYFFKASLCHFIVDELNAKLAVEKYEEMFPAFSDSRECKLLKKLLEAHEEQNAEAFTEAVKEFDSISRLDQWLTTMLLRIKKTIQGDEGDLK
- the napbb gene encoding N-ethylmaleimide-sensitive factor attachment protein, beta b isoform X1, encoding MDNSGKEKEAIQLMADADKKVKSSGSFLGGMFGGNHKVEEACEMYARAANMFKMAKNWSAAGNAFCQAARLHMQLQNKHDAATSFVDAGNAFKKADPQEAINCLNAAIDIYTDMGRFTIAAKHHITIAEVYESELVDIEKAIAHYEQAADYYKGEESNSSANKCLLKVASYSAQLEQYQKAIEIYEQVGTNTMDNPLLKYSAKEYFFKASLCHFIVDELNAKLAVEKYEEMFPAFSDSRECKLLKKLLEAHEEQNAEAFTEAVKEFDSISRLDQWLTTMLLRIKKTIQGDEGDLK